The Miscanthus floridulus cultivar M001 chromosome 6, ASM1932011v1, whole genome shotgun sequence genomic interval TCGCTCCAGATGCGAGTGCTCACCGGTTGCTACTTGCTACACGATGATACAACAATGCCTGTGTTGCTGCTCCACTTTATCTATCATGCTAATGCTAATAGTTTGCTCGAGGAAGCTCTAGCTCTAACTCATGCTATCTCATGAGCAACCCCTGTCTCCTCTGCGATGCCTCGGTATATTTTCCTCTGCTTAGAGAATGATACTTTTTTAGTGCCATGATCCTAAGCATGATTTATATAAAATATAACTCATGAATCATGATATAGATAGATGAATCTCATTATTCCTAAGTTCAATCCATTAGTTTCTGAAGCCAATTTGTATTAGCAAGTACAAGGATCTGCCATTATGGGTAGTCATGCACAGAGACATTTTCGTTCAGCAATATTTAGATTTCATACTAGGTATACATCTTAAATTTTCAAGATTGCAAGTAAAAAATTTATTCAATGACTTAATCATTTTGCACAACTATTTTTCTGTAAGTATTGCGTGTCCATTTAGTCGTTGCCTTCAAACTGAAACTAAACTCAGTTCTTCTTTTTGCTACCAATTCAGTTTGAACTAAAAGAACACAAAAGCAAATGGAAAAGTATTGCCTGTTCTTTTCTCAGAATATAGCTTCATCTATCACCAAATATGTGCACGTTTCGTCAGTTTCACTACGCAATATTTTTGTTTAAATGCAGCACATGTGTTAATCAATTGCTAATTAAATGTAGCACACATGTTCATCCATTGCTAACAACGTTTCTAATTGGACTTTCCATCTCTCCCCAAAAAAAGAGCCTCGTCCGATGCTTCCCCTCTCTTCGTAAGCTCCATCTTCTCTACCACATAGAACACAGATCTTCCATGCCTCTCAGCTGTCAGCACATAGGTGGTGTGGGGGTAGTGTCCCTGCTCTGCCCCCCATCTCCTCAGCTCGTTAGTGGCCTGGCGCGTTGGCCGTCTGTGTGGAGCCAGCAAGGAGAATCACGTCTGCAAAGCATAAGGTACGTGTTGTTTATCTTCCCCCATTCTTCTTTGCATCTTTGATTTAGTTGAGAATTTTAGATGCTGTTTCTCTTTGATGCCAGCTGCGACATCTGCGTTCAAATTAGATTGGCAAAAAATCTAGATAGAAGGTTTCAAATTGAGATCCATTTTCCTAGATAGAGAATTTCGAATTGAGATTTCTTTCCAATCTAATATATCCTTGTGTTTGCTATTGTAAGATTGGGTTAGACAAATCTAAATCTAAGATTTCAGATTTAATCCTAGACTACCACCGCAGATTTTTTTTAGTTTGCTACCTCCTTGCAGtagtcactttattttttgtaTCCCTGTTGTTCTCAGTCTAGCTATTTCTTTTAAATAAAAGAACTTCTGAAATCCATACAAGTAGATAAAATTAATGAATTTAACACTGCTTTAAAAACAATAGTCATAACGCTTACATGTCAGGATTTTAGCCAACAAGAGTACTGACACCATTGATCCTCCCTTCCAAGCAACCATCATTAAAAAACCATGGAAAACAATCAGTTATACCATCTACAAAAGCTACTAGAAGAGGGTCACAAAAGATACAATTCTACCACCTTTAATAGCTGTCATTGATAAATATTTGTTGACAGGAAGCCAGTGAGAGTGACTCTGATGATTACCAACGTGGCAAATCAAAGAAACAACACTATTCACTACTCAAGGAAAGGTGATTGTTAAGGTAAATATAAGGTTTTTACGATGACAATTATATACAGGCAACATATTAAACAAAATATATAACATCCTTTCTTATTGTCTATATATTTCAGGGGTCATAAAAGAAGGAACTGCCTTTTCACTTAATATTCCAAACCAAGACAACACGGTCTTTTCACAATCTACATGTATCGTCTCTTTTGCAACAAGTATCTAGATAGCAGTTACACTCTTTTATTGTAACTTAAAATGTAACTAGCTGGAGATACGCAAATCTACCCGCAACATGTATGTTTGGTGATGAACAGTTTTCTATGTCAAACTAACTTTAACTTTTTCACTCATACATATTCTAAAGGGCATGCAACTGCAAAATTCAGCGAGAGCTAAGGATCattgggggtgtttggtttctacaggccctcctaaaattcatgtgacatcgaatgtttagacacatgcatggagtattaaatatagactaattacgaaactaattacacaacttgcgactaatttgcgagacgaattttttaagtctaattagtccatgatttgacaatgtggtgctaccgtaaacatgtgctaatgatagattaattaggcttaaaaaatcgtcttgcaaattagcctttatctatgtaattggttttgtaattaatctatatttaatgctctttattagtatctaaatatttgatgtgacatgaattttaggagcgactaaagaaccataCACCCCATACTAAGCTcggtagtgtttagttcccaaaatttttcaagattccccgtcacatcaaatttttaaacgcatgcatgaagcattaaatataaataaaaaataaaactaattacacagtttagacaaaattcacgagacgaatcttttaagcctaattagactatgattggacactaattgccaaataacaacgaaagtgatACAGTACCGTTTCgccaaaaatttcgccaactaaacaagccccTTGTTTGGCTGAACTACTTCCAGCTTATTTCAACTTATTTTAGGGCTGAACTACTTCCAGTTTATTTTAGTTTATTTTAGCTTATTCTCTCTAGCAAAACGCTATTAAATCACTCAGCAGGAATGACAGCAGCAGCCAGGGCATTGATTGCCGGCTTGCCGCCCAACCAACACAGGGAAGCTGGCGCGCGCGCCATCAATGCGAGAGAGGAACTCCCAAGGATCCGTcgtcctctctcctctcctctggcCCTCTCCAACGCAAAGATGATGGAGCAGCCATGCCATTGCAGCATGATCTTCGTCTCTTCGACATGCATTTATTACTCCTGCTCGCCCTGGCCTGCTTGGCCAGCAACTGCGGCGGGGCTCCATCGCCACGTGCTTTAACTCGCGTTGCATTGCTCACTTCACTTCTTCACTACGAATAGCACAGGGGAGTACTCAACTGACCTATGAAGTCGGTGAGGACACGGCCGTCGGAGAAGCGGCCGGTGGGCCGGCCGGGGAAGGTGACGCCGTACGGGTCGTACCACGCGCGGGTCAGCTCCCGCCCGAGGTCGCCCAGGTTCCCCGTGTCCGCGTACGAGTCCCCGAACACCCACACCGGCGACGATTGCTTGCCGGCGTTGTTGTCGCAGCCGCTTCCGCTTCCGCTCCCACTTCCGCCGCTGCTAGCGTCGCCCTCGTCCCTGTGCTTGCGCAGCGCCTCtgccgccggcgtcctcgtcaACGCCGTGAGGCCTGCATCGTGTCATGATTCATGAGTGAGGAATCAAAGTTAGGATTAACAAATGCTGTGGCCGGAGAAGTTTGTTTTCCTTCTTACAGATGAGAAGCAGCAGCAGGagcgtcgtcgtcgacgtcgacaCGGTAGCCGCCAAAGCTTGGCGAGGGAGGCGGAGGCCACTACGGCGGCGATGATTCGTGTGCTCCATCTCCGTCGCGTCGCGTGGCCCTGCCCTGCCCTCTCTGCTTCTCTGGCTCTCCCAAGGCTGCGCctctgtgtatatatatacacagagGTAGATCAGAGTATCAGACTGGCGTAGCTCGCGCCTACTGGggcaggatttttttttttttgctgaataatatttttttaaattaaataTTTGGTATAAACTTGCACCTTAGGCTTATTTATTAGTACTAACCGGAAGCACACACACTAAACGCAACCCAACTCAACGCCAACACATAAGAGCTTGTTGATACATTCGTATCCACGCTAAGACGAATATGAATGCATCCAAACAAAATCTAACTGGAATATTTTCATTACGTAATTTCAGATGCGCGACTTATAGGCTGCAGCCAGGCGTGTGAGCACAATTGAGGCTCCAAGAATACGGAGTAAGGATATTTGTAAAGGCTAAGAACACGGCACTATTTAAGTGCAAGACTtggggcctgttcggcaggactgaaaatactgttccggctgattgttgtgagagaaaaatactgttctgacatgacgtgaacagtgattctgtgagagaaaaaacaagcCAGCCGGCTGGCTTTAAGCCAGCCGAACACGCTCTTGGTGTTGAGAGCATTTAGACTTAGTGCTATGACTTTCTTTTATCTTTGACCGTGCTATTAAGAGGGTCAAGATGGCAaactgatcatagatcagttggttgAGTTCTATGCGGTGGAACCTATCCATCCGGtttaagtcctcgacttggcacgggtaatcgtatttttctggatttattctaggatttaatggtgctatgcttttagtggtaggcgacgttcccgtcgacagcgaggcgcctgtggtgactttgtgaatctcgagatctgccggCTCAGTCATTTGGAGGTGCTCATATGGGTAAGGTTTGCGTACgtatgttcataggggtgagggcgctatgctttcagtggtaggcgacgtctcTGTCGACAGCGAGACGTCTGTGGTGAATTTATAAATCTCGAGATCTACCGGCTCAGTCATTTGGAGGTGCTCACATAGGTAGGATTTATGTACGTgtattcataggggtgagtgtgtgtGCGTGTTATGGACATCTACGTTGTActatgtaattctaaaaaaaaggtcAAGATGAGTAGCTTGATCAAAGTTGGGGGCGAGAGTGTTTAAAACTCTGACTAAGTCAACTCAAGAGTGGCCCTAAAGAGTAGATGATTTGTCGATGCTCTCAGAAGTTTGAATTGGACAAGATACGACTTCCAACTGATTTGGAATTCAAGTTTAAAGTGCACCAGACCAGTTAATCAAAGGCCCAACAAATCATCCAGTGGCACTGTGTAAACTTGAACTAGTCGTGGCCAAGGGTACTTAGTGACTCACATGAGCTTAACCCTTAGCTGGTGCTCCAATGTGGATTATGGGGTAATAGAAACTACTTTATATaccatgaaaaaaaactaattgtctcTTGCCTACTCTTTGTCCCAAATTTACAGTCGTTTTGGTATTCAAATTAAGTCCCAGATTGAATGTCGTGGGCCATCTATGCGGGTTCCCTGCCTATAGAAAGCAACTGCAACTTCCCTCAACTAGGAAACCTACCCAGCTTTATCCTTCCGTAGACGGTGGTGGTAAAGCTCTGACTGCTCTGTGCGTCCAGCAATCGGCCTGTTCGTCAGGActggaaaatactgttccggctgatagttgtaagagaaaaatactgttctgacaggACGTGAACAGTGATTCTGTGAGAGGAAAAACAAGCCAGCCGGCTGGCTTTAAGCCAGCCGAACACGCTCAATGATGGCAAATGTAGGGGTATGTAGCCCATTTTCCTCCTGCCTTGTTTGTTGACTTGTCAACCCAATGCACTGTATGAACAGGGCATGCATCAAAATCACCATTGTTGTTGGATTTGCATATACTATTTGTTGTTATATGAGCCTAAATTACCTGCCTTTGTTCCTACTACCTCCGTCCATGAAAGAATACAATTGCAGGATTCGTGCCAGTCAAACTAActcaagtttaactaaatttataataaatattattagtatttatgtctttaaataaatttgttatgaaaatatattcggtaactaatctaatggtacttattttttatcatgaatgttagtactttttatataaatttaattaaacttTAAACTATTTAACTCCtccaaaagcaagaattgttttttttttttgacggagGGAATACTTGCTAacacagatagatagatagattcaGAGCAAGTCGAGTACAATTAAGCAACGTGGTGGTAGGTCTAGTCTGGTCTGAATGTCTGAATATGTGGCTACCAATGCAGGATGCAGCATGCAGGCGTACGTACGTGGCAGATTGAATCGGCAGACAAGTAGAGAGACACGCCAAGAGAACAGTACAACGCAAGCTTCCAAGCAGCTCTGCTGCGGCTGGTGCTGTATTGTGATTGTGCATCCtcgttcttcttcctcctcggccaCACAGTTGCCCATTTTTGTCTCAACGGAATGTCCTGACTGCCACTCGATCGCCATATATAAACAAACAAGAGCAAGGGTCCGTGGTCGCCGTATCGCATGCGGAGAATCTTGGCTTGCAGGAATGGATGCTATGCAGATGCACTTGATGATCCCAGTCATGTACATACAGTCAGTCATAAAGCTAAGTAAACCTGCTACCACCAGTGCATATGCTTAAGCGGCCGGCACTACTAGCTAGTTCTAAGGACAGTCAGCTACACCAGCAGGGCCGTCAGCCGTGGCGAGGGAATATTGATCACTTGGAAATTGCGACAAACCGATACTGTCGAAAAGTTTATGCACGCACGTCGTCCTCTTCAGCCAGCGGCGTAGGGTGCGTGGCCCGTCATCACGAGGCCACACTGGCCACATGGTCCACTGGTAAACAAAAACTACACAAGTAGCAGTACTATGGTTAAAAGAAAACATTTATCCTGGCCATGCGCCGATCCGTGTTGCGTTAATACTTACATGTGTTTATAAGGATGAGTATACGTACGTGTTGTGGGCATctgcgttgtactgtgtaattctaaaaaaacgaTTCTAACTAGGACGTTGTTTGCCCATGTATTTGTACAGCTATACTACATATAGATCGTTACCCGGTAGGTAAACAGGATTATACTATGAGCACCTCGCATTATACTCGCGTCAGACAAAACTCCTCTTAGAGCATCTATAACAAATTACTGTATTATTACACAGCCTGTACCTAGGATTTTGTGGCCCTAAAGCGAAACTCACAGAATGAGATCCCTATATTTTTTCCAAATAAAATAATGAAAATGTAATTTTGTTTTATTATACTACGACATATAATTTTCAACAATAAGAACTACAATAGGTGTTTAATCCTCTCAAGCTAGCACTGAACAAACCACTAGAGAGAACACACATTATTACCCTAACTAAGAAGttagatgagaatgagaattttTTAGATAATAGGAAAAAAAAGTATTCAGCTTCATCCCATCAAAGAGAAATTAGACCGACTTATTACAAACTAGCACTTTAAGACAAACAAGTAAAATTATGACAAAACGAACTCAAGACCCAATTCTAAAAATTGAATGCCATCCAAAGGACACAAAATGGTTCAATGTTGCAGTCTCTAAATTATGGTAAGCCCCCAACATGAGCGCTTGTCGATCTTCATAATGTTGCAATTGGGCCCAGAAGGCAGAAACGAACTAGGCCAATGTGCCTCCCTGAATAGAACCAACAAAAGCGATTTAGGTCAgtattgtcaaaaaaaaaaaatgtttcgTGTTATCCAAATCAACCATAACATGGCCGCTAGCTGCACCAGTTAGTGAAAAGGATCGAAATGTTTTATCTTTCCAAGAATATCAAACATTAAATAAGTTCTAGCATTTTGAGGTGCTTTGATTCCTAACACTATATTATCCTCGTTGTAGTCGCGCCACTTGAGCCGTAAAACTACCTATCATCGTTTTTGTTTCTATCATCAGATATTTGCCAACTCTATGCCCTCCCAATATACGATTTGGTACCTAAAATTGATTCCTTCACGCCCGTGGGCCGTGGCTGCTCCCCTCGCAGCCTCCGGCCATCCTGGGCACATACGCAAGGTTGTGGTCAAAGCCAACTAGCAGCAACCCATGGTCCACATAGTACACTGTACACGCCGCTTTTCACCTACTTGGCGTTGACGACATGGGCGCCGAGCAGCTCCAAATGTCAATGGAGCTCCCTTCCCCGTGGGGAATTCACCCATTAAGgaattgggtgtgacagaaccgcccaatttatacaagatcaagtatggttgtccccgctaacacgttgacacacccatactttcactcatataaacccggtagtccgccgagtgtcccgaaagacctcggtaaatcaacatcacaaccaagatcgcgtgattaagcaaatacacatcacatacacagggttacagcggaaataatattacaaatgggttcacaaataatagtacaagtttgggtttcaaaaccaattattgAAAAcaaatagctttcaaatgattacattaatataagttccaaatacattgctagcataagtgacatcatccgacaaaagcatatagatgagaagtaagtatagaatcaccgagcccaccggcggttagccatcatcatcaacaggtcgagaacatcacctgcaacaaggtgggataaaccctgagtactcgaatatactcagccagacttacccgtcttaaaccaaaataaagcgacaccaaggattatgcaaggctttctttagtgggctagctgactcgtttgcgaaaagcataagctatcatgaagaaaccattttaagtactttgcatcatctttattatgacctatccatctaggtaagcacctatactatagcaatcacttgattaaccaatagcatccagttaccaacttagatttagcatatcccataccatccagataaccatcattgttccataataattactatgatgccgtaacttgagtcaagtgctcactatccaggagcgatggcgattcgaatcgattcctaaccagctggtgatttattccttacacaaacctcactcacccgctaaagtgaggtatcggtcaccgagtcaactatccaggaatctcgagtttgccaggaaccacatgtacccgagggccgaccgactgccctttggtcttatcatcgcaccctcgtgtcctaccacacctgctccggtacagtgcgctgcgggcaatctactcggcccgaataatctcccagcttcgcggtcgaatgGTACTttcttcggccagctaaatgtaaggcatgcgttcaacatgacaagagggacgagcaacggtcggtccttaatcgacacagacggaaactaacagcacccagaaccctgtctggttgcctccaactttttccgtccggtctccaattatccatcacacatggttaattccaggatatcattctttccatagctaaactcttccagtaaccacctataatgtaggtgaccggatatcaccgatcgctaccggtctaagcaaggctaagcagttattcaatcctgacctaacagggtaaaaggtaataaggtaggcaaggataataataaatgcatcaacggtttcaatcaactcatacaacttaatgcaacaatatataaactcatatatatagaaagaattgcttttataaattaggagacttataatgctccggggcttgcctgggatcccacactgagtcagtgttagttagacgacactcgctaagtgagcatctcccatcctagcacttgtccagtcctttcaccttcgggataggtccaccatacaccgtcttcgggttcggctccaacatcacgtccttcacgtggttcatctagcgcacctagatgagatgcaagatgcaagtgcataaatatgaagaatagtaccatgagacgcatcataaaatagcaagcaagacaggcatagtttacactaacacacttaagtactttgcgatgcttaacttaaacatcacacaatctatcatgctaagatggcaaagaagacaacaccaagcatgacacaagtttcccaagatctcaggtgctctaactcagtcatcattcaaggcataagtcacacttaacaatatacaagcaaacactataattggaatctgccaatttctagacatgcaaacagcagctacaagatttagctataactagagttacacaaatccaaatgacttgcaagaagacaatccggaaagcttatggaattttctataattcatctttaatcatcttagcatgattcttaagttaactaagtcaaatatacccatttacataaactggtccacaattgacagaaagcagccatttctgaaatccAACTTTAAACagacataactcacaaaccacaaggccaaataccaccaacttttaacagaagctagatacatgaattatctacaactttgttattctcgTATTAAGATTAttttacagttagaagggtcaactaatccaataattgcatctctgtccaaaacatagacaaaaactaacatgccactttaaacagctataaatagaGTTATACATGTACTATAAATgtgattctagactttttagaaagcttagcaaattctgaacaactttgttgtaaacacctaaagctaattatactattaagaaggccccacagtaagaacaagaaaACCCTATctaggtttgggcagaaacagccacagagatttaagcaagtataactcaagatctacttagccaagaatcatgatatttaactttttggaaagcttaagaaaagtaccaccactcatgtattttcaccaagtcataattcataacttaactgagccaattaattcaaacatgcagaactgttcagagtagaagcaaagcaatatagggcatttgttatttttataactcttaaactataaatcctaaactcctaaaatttttaccagacaacaacaatcaccttagtagcactccacaaaaaatttgcatttatttgagcaccaccacttcagttatgaaaaagacaagacataactagtattaagaacctaactgcatagatctatttttatagcaaaatatttaaactaaacatgtaatattatagatctactgcatagacaatttcacaaggattccaaaaagtcatcatttgttattttaggatttttctactaattaatacgaatttt includes:
- the LOC136460177 gene encoding uncharacterized protein; this translates as MEHTNHRRRSGLRLPRQALAATVSTSTTTLLLLLLICLTALTRTPAAEALRKHRDEGDASSGGSGSGSGSGCDNNAGKQSSPVWVFGDSYADTGNLGDLGRELTRAWYDPYGVTFPGRPTGRFSDGRVLTDFIAIKGGRIGGSMVSVLLLAKILTSERFAEPRRPCCESFSADGHCGQQDDSGRRQYTLCDDPSKHFYWDDVHPTQAAWATVARTFRPKIHEFLLST